In Tursiops truncatus isolate mTurTru1 chromosome 19, mTurTru1.mat.Y, whole genome shotgun sequence, a genomic segment contains:
- the LOC117309052 gene encoding uncharacterized protein, with translation MVAVSHTHDIHDAHLPTASTPLTLLNTSPPHTRLTSSHTSHLLTHLSPPHTPLTPLTSSHTPHTSHLLTHLSPPHTPLTPPHTPLSPPHTPLTPPHTPLTPLTPSHLSPPHLLTPPLTSSHTSHTSHLLTHLHISHLLTHPSHLSPHTPSHLSPPHTPLTSSHTPHTSHLLTPPSPPHTPLTPLNSHLSPPHTSHLLTHPSHLSPPTHHAWFRLPHTLQPDHPHTATTAPQSHGRCPHGSRTWPDYNSRRAPRLLGVGDAAPSGNCSPGGRAVARAGAPETRRVLGAVVPAGARTPHSSAAASPPVSVRPRTSG, from the coding sequence ATGGTTGCAGTGAGCCACACACATGACATACATGATGCACACCTTCCCACAGCATCCACACCCCTCACCCTCCTCAACACCTCACCTCCTCACACCCGCCTCACCTCCTCACACACCTCTCACCTCCTCACACACCTCTCACCTCCTCACACACCTCTCACACCTCTCACCTCCTCACACACCCCTCACACCTCTCACCTCCTCACACACCTCTCACCTCCTCACACACCTCTCACACCTCCTCACACACCCCTCTCACCTCCTCACACACCCCTCACACCTCCTCACACACCCCTCACACCTCTCACCCCCTCACAcctctcacctcctcacctcctcacACCCCCCCTCACCTCGTCACACACCTCTCACACCTCTCACCTCCTCACACACCTTCACATCTCTCACCTCCTCACACACCCCTCACACCTCTCACCTCACACACCCTCACACCTCTCACCTCCTCACacccccctcacctcctcacacacccctcacacctctcacctcctcacacccccctcacctcctcacaCACCCCTCACACCTCTCAACTCACACCTCTCACCTCCTCACACCTCTCACCTCCTCACACACCCCTCACACCTCTCACCCCCCACGCACCATGCATGGTTCCGCCTCCCGCACACCCTCCAGCCGGATCATCCACACACCGCCACCACTGCCCCACAAAGTCACGGCCGCTGTCCCCACGGCTCACGCACCTGGCCGGACTACAACTCCCGGCGTGCCCCCCGACTGCTGGGTGTGGGCGACGCGGCGCCTTCTGGGAATTGTAGTCCAGGTGGGCGGGCAGTCGCACGAGCCGGGGCGCCTGAGACGCGGCGCGTTCTGGGAGCTGTGGTCCCAGCTGGCGCACGGACTCCTCATTCCAGCGCCGCCGCGTCGCCTCCCGTAAGCGTCCGCCCGCGCACCAGCGGGTGA